In Phycisphaerae bacterium, one genomic interval encodes:
- a CDS encoding bifunctional folylpolyglutamate synthase/dihydrofolate synthase, which yields MGYNHTNFNLSRMLRILAGLGNPHKKLKTVHVAGTKGKGSTCHMVASMLQNSGYRTGLYTSPHIVDLRERIAVDGKLVTEHEFTKLIARIAPVVNRLRRDEPTFFEILTAAAFLHFVQQKVDIAVIETGLGGRLDSTNVIKPEACGIVSISYDHIAQLGNTLEKIAEEKAGIFKPGVPVISAPQVPAVKRVLRKAAERVGCPLRFIGEDIEFSIRFESSRASGPHTRVCLATPTTRFDHLRVPLLGEHQAYNCGVALGIVDALRQSGFEVPEQGAIDGLAKVQVQGRMELIRDMPRTIVDAAHNASSVAALMRAIGQNITYDSMVVIFGCSADKDIDGMLAQLQLGADKVIFTTSSTPRSVDPHELHARFMEKSQKMAQVGDTLEDAYAIACKSVTREDLICITGSIYLVGLAKRLRAAGKLQ from the coding sequence GTGGGCTACAACCACACGAACTTCAATCTCTCGCGCATGCTGCGCATCCTAGCCGGGCTGGGGAACCCGCACAAGAAGCTCAAGACCGTGCATGTGGCGGGCACGAAGGGCAAAGGCTCCACCTGCCACATGGTCGCGTCCATGCTCCAGAACTCGGGGTATCGGACCGGGCTGTACACGTCGCCGCACATCGTCGACCTGCGCGAACGCATCGCGGTGGACGGCAAGCTCGTGACGGAACACGAGTTTACGAAGCTGATCGCGCGGATCGCGCCCGTGGTGAACCGCCTGCGGCGGGATGAGCCGACGTTCTTCGAAATCCTGACGGCGGCGGCGTTCCTGCACTTCGTACAGCAGAAGGTCGACATCGCGGTGATCGAAACCGGGCTGGGCGGGCGGCTGGACTCGACGAACGTCATCAAGCCCGAGGCGTGCGGCATCGTCAGCATCAGCTACGACCACATTGCCCAGTTGGGCAACACGCTGGAGAAGATCGCCGAGGAGAAGGCGGGCATTTTCAAGCCGGGCGTGCCGGTGATCAGTGCGCCGCAGGTGCCGGCGGTGAAGCGCGTGCTGCGCAAGGCCGCCGAGCGGGTGGGCTGCCCGTTGCGGTTCATCGGCGAGGACATCGAGTTCAGCATTCGCTTCGAGTCGTCGCGGGCGAGCGGGCCGCACACGCGGGTGTGCCTGGCGACGCCGACGACGCGCTTCGATCATCTGCGCGTGCCGCTGCTGGGCGAGCATCAGGCGTACAACTGCGGCGTGGCCTTGGGCATTGTGGACGCGCTGCGGCAGTCGGGCTTCGAGGTGCCGGAGCAGGGCGCGATCGACGGGCTGGCGAAGGTCCAGGTGCAAGGCCGGATGGAGCTGATCCGCGACATGCCGCGGACGATCGTGGACGCGGCGCACAACGCATCGAGCGTCGCGGCGCTGATGCGCGCGATCGGCCAGAACATCACGTACGATTCGATGGTCGTGATCTTCGGCTGCTCGGCGGACAAGGACATCGACGGCATGCTGGCGCAGCTCCAGCTTGGGGCGGACAAGGTGATCTTTACCACGTCGAGCACGCCGCGCTCGGTCGATCCGCACGAGTTGCATGCGCGCTTCATGGAGAAGAGCCAGAAGATGGCGCAAGTGGGGGACACGCTCGAGGACGCGTACGCGATCGCGTGCAAGAGCGTGACGCGCGAGGATCTGATCTGCATCACCGGCTCGATCTACCTGGTCGGGCTGGCGAAGCGGCTGCGCGCGGCGGGGAAGCTTCAGTAG
- a CDS encoding flagellar biosynthesis anti-sigma factor FlgM, with amino-acid sequence MNEIGSVNEKRVGPGPQIERSASEAKPARPVTTARVADGDRVELSEAAAQYDPQAVADAAMDARIRDIRARIADGTYLTEDKLNAVIDALFRELVGAA; translated from the coding sequence ATGAACGAAATCGGATCCGTCAACGAGAAGCGGGTTGGCCCGGGCCCTCAGATCGAGCGCAGCGCGAGCGAGGCGAAACCGGCGCGCCCGGTTACCACCGCGCGCGTCGCCGATGGGGACCGCGTCGAGCTGTCTGAAGCCGCGGCGCAGTACGACCCCCAGGCGGTTGCGGACGCGGCGATGGATGCGCGGATTCGTGACATTCGCGCGCGCATCGCCGACGGCACGTATCTCACCGAGGACAAGCTGAACGCGGTGATCGACGCGCTGTTCCGCGAACTCGTCGGCGCGGCGTAG
- a CDS encoding trypsin-like peptidase domain-containing protein, protein MQLAAGIQSSSRAARLAVSLACVLALVAPPAAALLEPPRSPTAAVADLEALQRAFQQVVDQVAPSVVGIRATRHHVTLVPPTEPDGKPTPLEQDVVVNGSGTVLAADGVILTSEHVVQGATDIDVLFFDGQRQRAAVIAADARSDLAILQVPRSALRPATIGDWTAVARGQWSIVIGNPFGLGLDGQLSVSVGVIANLGRQLPGLGEVDDRFYNDMIQITAPINPGNSGGPLFNIRGELIGIVTAMHTRAPADEGIGFAIPLTPLKQRLIETLRQGRAIHYGYLGLTVRAPNAAERVILGVGRGAVVEQIEPDGPAALAGVAVGDLVVGYERQTITGPAQLAELVGQSPVGAAVQIDLLRGGQPLTVQATVERRELSRVSWMRSGAVQWRGMRLADLTDEARRLLRVDAAAEGIVVIEVSADGPAERANFRIGEVITEVDGTPIRDTLEFLLRVRAAQGALPVTVRNAGVRTVAP, encoded by the coding sequence ATGCAGCTCGCGGCCGGCATCCAGTCATCCTCCCGTGCGGCCCGCCTCGCGGTCAGCTTGGCGTGCGTGCTGGCCCTGGTCGCGCCCCCCGCTGCCGCGCTGCTTGAGCCGCCGCGCAGCCCGACCGCAGCGGTCGCCGACCTCGAAGCGTTGCAGCGCGCTTTTCAGCAGGTCGTCGACCAGGTCGCCCCCAGCGTCGTCGGGATTCGCGCGACGCGCCACCACGTGACGCTGGTGCCACCTACCGAACCCGACGGCAAACCTACTCCGTTGGAACAGGATGTCGTCGTGAACGGCAGCGGCACGGTCCTGGCGGCGGACGGCGTGATCCTGACCAGCGAGCACGTCGTGCAGGGCGCCACCGATATCGACGTGTTGTTCTTCGATGGCCAGCGGCAACGCGCCGCCGTCATCGCCGCCGACGCCCGCAGCGACCTCGCCATCCTGCAGGTCCCGCGCAGCGCGCTGCGCCCGGCCACGATCGGCGACTGGACCGCCGTCGCCCGCGGCCAGTGGTCCATCGTGATCGGCAATCCCTTCGGCCTCGGGCTCGACGGCCAGTTGAGCGTCTCCGTCGGCGTCATCGCCAACCTCGGACGCCAGCTCCCCGGCCTGGGCGAGGTCGATGACCGCTTCTACAACGACATGATCCAGATCACTGCGCCCATCAACCCCGGCAACTCCGGCGGCCCGCTGTTCAATATCCGGGGTGAGCTGATCGGCATCGTCACCGCCATGCACACCCGGGCCCCAGCGGACGAGGGCATCGGCTTCGCGATCCCGCTAACACCTCTCAAGCAGCGGCTCATCGAGACGCTGCGCCAGGGCCGGGCCATCCACTATGGTTATCTTGGGCTAACAGTGCGCGCCCCGAACGCCGCCGAGCGGGTCATCCTCGGCGTCGGCCGTGGCGCCGTCGTGGAGCAGATCGAGCCCGATGGCCCGGCCGCCCTGGCCGGCGTCGCGGTCGGCGATCTCGTCGTCGGTTACGAACGTCAGACCATCACCGGACCGGCCCAGCTTGCCGAGCTGGTCGGCCAGTCGCCGGTCGGCGCGGCGGTGCAGATCGACTTGTTGCGCGGCGGGCAGCCACTCACCGTGCAGGCCACCGTGGAGCGGCGCGAGCTCAGCCGCGTAAGCTGGATGCGCAGCGGCGCGGTGCAGTGGCGCGGCATGCGGCTCGCTGACTTGACGGATGAAGCGCGGCGCCTGCTGCGCGTCGATGCGGCCGCGGAGGGCATCGTCGTGATCGAGGTCAGCGCGGATGGGCCGGCGGAGCGCGCCAACTTCCGCATCGGCGAGGTCATCACCGAGGTCGACGGGACGCCGATTCGGGACACGCTCGAGTTTCTGCTGCGGGTGCGCGCAGCGCAGGGGGCACTGCCCGTCACGGTCCGCAATGCGGGGGTGCGCACGGTCGCGCCGTAG
- the recA gene encoding recombinase RecA, which translates to MTDTRDDTRRDEREENRKEALSRAVAQIEKSFGKGTIMYLSENQAATVDGVSTGALSLDLALGGAGIPHGRVVEVFGPESSGKTTLTLHIIAEAQKAGGAAAFIDVEHAFDPSWAKRLGVNLEELMVNQPSCGEEALEICELLVRSNALDVIVVDSVAALVPRAELEGQMGDTHVGIQARLMSQAMRKLTGISAKSRTSVIFINQIREKIGVMYGSPETTPGGRALKFYSSLRIDVRRIGMLKEGEQVIGTRVRAKVVKNKVAPPFREAEFDILFESGISGETDVLDLACECGVVGRSGTWFSFGDTRLGQGRENVRQFLRDNSDVFRQIRQKVLEIKRPRPAAENAATPAAATGRSDEKPEEKKPAKVAGGSNRKPPLAASRKR; encoded by the coding sequence ATGACCGACACGCGCGACGACACCCGCCGCGACGAGCGCGAGGAAAACCGCAAGGAAGCCCTCTCACGCGCCGTGGCCCAGATCGAAAAGTCCTTCGGCAAGGGCACCATCATGTACCTGTCGGAGAACCAGGCCGCCACCGTCGACGGCGTCTCTACCGGCGCTCTGTCGCTGGATCTGGCCCTCGGCGGCGCCGGCATCCCGCACGGCCGCGTGGTCGAGGTTTTCGGACCGGAATCGTCCGGCAAGACGACCCTCACCCTGCACATCATCGCCGAGGCCCAGAAAGCGGGCGGCGCTGCTGCCTTCATCGACGTGGAGCACGCTTTCGACCCCTCGTGGGCCAAGCGCCTCGGCGTGAACCTCGAAGAGTTGATGGTGAACCAGCCGTCGTGCGGCGAAGAAGCGCTGGAGATTTGCGAGCTGCTCGTACGCTCCAACGCGCTCGATGTCATCGTCGTCGACTCCGTCGCCGCCCTCGTGCCCCGCGCCGAACTTGAAGGTCAAATGGGCGACACGCACGTGGGCATTCAGGCCCGCCTGATGAGCCAGGCCATGCGCAAGCTCACCGGTATCTCCGCCAAGAGCCGCACCAGCGTCATCTTCATCAACCAGATCCGCGAGAAGATCGGCGTCATGTACGGCAGCCCCGAAACCACCCCCGGCGGGCGCGCCTTGAAGTTCTACAGCTCCCTGCGCATCGACGTCCGCCGCATCGGCATGCTCAAGGAAGGCGAGCAGGTCATCGGCACGCGCGTCCGCGCGAAGGTCGTCAAAAACAAGGTCGCGCCGCCCTTCCGCGAGGCCGAATTCGACATCCTCTTCGAGTCCGGCATCAGCGGCGAGACCGACGTGCTCGACCTCGCCTGCGAGTGCGGGGTCGTCGGGCGCAGCGGCACCTGGTTCAGCTTCGGCGACACGCGCCTCGGACAGGGCCGCGAGAACGTCCGGCAATTTCTCCGCGACAACTCGGACGTGTTCCGCCAGATTCGCCAGAAAGTACTGGAAATTAAGCGTCCGCGCCCCGCGGCCGAGAACGCAGCCACTCCCGCGGCGGCAACGGGCAGGTCCGATGAGAAGCCCGAGGAGAAGAAACCAGCCAAGGTCGCCGGCGGGTCCAATCGCAAGCCGCCGCTGGCTGCGTCCCGTAAACGCTGA